The genomic stretch CATGTGGTCGTGGAAGTCATCCTTGGTCAGATTGGTCATCTGCTTGAATCTCTTGACCACCAATGCCTCCCCATCCACCAGCACCGCCTTGTACGACGCCCCGAAGCTCCCGGACCCCAGCACCTCCGCAGAGGCTCTCATCAGATCCTGCAGGTCGAACTTCTGTCTGTCGTTCCTCACGAATGATAGCTTCGTTGCTTGCTGGGGCGACGCGCCTAGCGTCATAGGGCTCCTCCTCTCGCTATAGGGCGATACCATCTCCgatctcatcatcatcatcatcatctccgGTGGGGTCTCCACGTCATCCTCCAGGTTCCACCGGCAACATAATATGAGAAGCAATAGGATCAGAAACAAAGCCAACAGACTGCTGATTACAATTATGGCTATTGTCGCCGGAGATAATCCTTTACGCTTAGAGGGGAAAGGTTTGGTTGGAGAGAGAGGATGAATATTCGGCTCCATGTCTGGCGGGGGCTCACACGTTGGTCCTTCGCACAACGCTATGTTTCCTGCAAAAAACCCAACACATCATATATCATCTATAGGAGATGGTTCATTTCAAAAACACTTCTTAAAGTTAGGACACAAAATCATAGTATCAGTTCACAAATACATTAATATCAGTTGgtatcacaaaacatatcagttTTCACTAGTAAATAACACCCCCAATAGCAAACTATATACTACCTTGGAATGAGGAGGGATCTAGCTTGCGCAGAGATGGTGGAATGGGGCCCTGCAGCTGATTTCCGGAGACATCGAAGACCTTGATATTATCAGCGTTAAAAGGCGGTATGCCACCTGAGAACTGGTTGTTGTTGAGGCCGACCTCCACCATCCTAGGCGAGGCCAGTGAAGAAGGGATGGGGCCAGTGAATTTGTTGTTGGACAGATAGACCTTCTTCAAAAAGTTCATGCCACTGAAAGCATCGTCAGGGATCCGATCGGAGAACTGGTTTCCAGAGAGATACAATGAGGTGAGGGTGGGGAGCTTCCGCCAGTCGGGCATGGGGCCTTGGAAGTTGTTATCGGTGAGGCTCAGCGTGTGCAATTGGAGGCCGGCGAGAGCGTCGACGTCAATCTGGCCCTGCAATCCCATGTTGTCGAGCTGCAAACCCCAGACGTAGCCGTTGTAGCACAACACACCCGCCCAGTTGCCAGTGTTGCCCGTGCACGGCTCCGTGGATGGGT from Salvia splendens isolate huo1 chromosome 4, SspV2, whole genome shotgun sequence encodes the following:
- the LOC121800649 gene encoding pollen receptor-like kinase 5; amino-acid sequence: MVAVMLVVAPSPVLGQENAAEDLLKFKTALASADPALADWNPSTEPCTGNTGNWAGVLCYNGYVWGLQLDNMGLQGQIDVDALAGLQLHTLSLTDNNFQGPMPDWRKLPTLTSLYLSGNQFSDRIPDDAFSGMNFLKKVYLSNNKFTGPIPSSLASPRMVEVGLNNNQFSGGIPPFNADNIKVFDVSGNQLQGPIPPSLRKLDPSSFQGNIALCEGPTCEPPPDMEPNIHPLSPTKPFPSKRKGLSPATIAIIVISSLLALFLILLLLILCCRWNLEDDVETPPEMMMMMMRSEMVSPYSERRSPMTLGASPQQATKLSFVRNDRQKFDLQDLMRASAEVLGSGSFGASYKAVLVDGEALVVKRFKQMTNLTKDDFHDHMKRLGSLKHPNLLPLVAYLYRKEEKLLVFDFVSKNSLGKHLHDDGKRPEEWPKPLNWACRLKAIKGTVRGLAYLHAELPGLDAPHGHLKSSNVLLDSNYNALLMDYSLSPMVNPAQVSQALVAYKCPEYAMSGQTSRKSDVWCLGILILETLTGKAVDKHLGQGCQYGAELARWVKGIVKEANAKGAVGVFDKDMEAGVEAETEMEKLLQIGIRCCQEELDKRLDMAEALKRIEQLQE